The genomic segment CGTTAGCCAGTCTAAACGAGCAAATCGTTTAGTCACGCCGATCCCCGCGGAAGCGCGCTGAGTTGGTGGACACGAATCTATTTCGGCCACCGGCGCCTCGCAAGCCACGCGCCCCCTGAGCGATCGAGCCTGGGTCGCCCAGCCTCCCGCGGCATGGGGGCAGGAACCGATCCGGCGGGGTTGTGATCGCCGTGCCCGCCCCGGTCACAGGCGAGAGGAGATACGTCCCCCGGCGCGTGGCTGACCGCGCCGGGGGCACTCGCCTCGGACTCGATTCCGCGCGGCTGAGATGACCGTCCCGGTCGGAGTCGCCGAGCTGGCCACGGCCGCCGGCCCGGCGGCGCTCTCGATGGCGGCCGTGGTCCTCGGGGCACGGGTGCGCGGCGATCGCCGCCGTCGCGACCTCAATCGCTCGCTCCACGAGTTGCGCCGCCCGCTACAGGCGCTCGTGCTCGGAGGGTCCCGAGATCACCTCGAGCGCGCGATCGACGCTCTGGCCGAGCTCGACCGGCGCGTCAACGGCGAGGACGAGCACTTCGAGCCGCGACCCGTCGGCGGGCGCGACATCGTCGAGCGGGCCGCCGAGCGCTGGCGCGACGCGGCTCGCAGGCGCGGAGGGGACGTGCGCGTCGAGTGGGCGGCCGGGGAGGTGATCCTCGCCGCGGAGCCGCGAAGGCTCGCCGCGGCACTCGACAACCTGCTCGCCAACGCGATCGAGCACGGCCGTGGGCGAATCGACGTGCTCGCAAGCGTCAGCCCGATCGGCCTCAGGGTCGCCGTGGTCAACGATCCCCGGATGATCCGCCGTCCACGCCCGCCGAGGCTCGACCCGCGTCGAGGCCACGGACTCTGGATCGCGCGATCGATCGCGCAGGCTCATCGCGGCGACTTGCGCTGCGGCCTCTCCGAGGGCCGCCATCTCGCGGCGCTCGAGCTGCCGGTCATCGCCGAGCGCGCGCCGGGCCGGCTCGTCGCGGCCGCGTGACCCGGCGACGGCGATCGCTCGTCTTCGGGCTCTTCGCCTCCCTCTGCGCCGCGCTGGCGGCGACGCTCGCGAGCGGCTACAGCTCGCGCGTCGCCGATGAGCTCGGACCTCTGAGGCCGGTGCTGGTCGCCGAGCAGCCGCTCGCCCGCGGCGAACCCGTCGCGATTCGCGACCTGGCGAGGGTGGCCGAGACGCGCCAGGTGCCCGAGCGATTCGTGCCGCCCGATCCGGTCGAGTCGCCGGCCGCGTTGGCGGGCCTGGCACCCGCGACGTCGATCCCGGCGGGCTCGTATCTGGTCGGGAGTCAGTTCGAGGCTCCGCGCCTTGGCCGAGCGGGCGCGGCGCCCGAGACCGCCGGCGAGGCGATCGAGATCGTCGTCTCGGCCGCGTCACCCCTCGCCTCCGGCCGCTTGCCGCGCCCGGTCGACGTCGTCGTCACGACCGAGCCGGGGCCCGGAGGCGGCCCGGGGAGGACCTACGTCGCGGCGGAGCGGGTGAGGCTGCTCGCCCTGAGCTCACTCAGCGAGCGGGCGGGATCGGCGACCTTCGATCCGGGCGGACAGTTCACCGCGACCCTCGACGTGGCGAGGGGTCAGGCGCTCAGGCTGATCCAGGCCGAGAGCTTCGCGCGTTCGGTCCGGTTGATCGCGCGCTAGCCGCGCGGACCCGACGCGGACTCGAAGACCTCTCGGGCCCGTTCGCCGCGAACGCAGAAGACGACCCGCTCGAGCTTGCCGCCGGCGTCGCGAAAGCGCTCGACCTCCTCGACCTCGATCCGTGCCGCCTCCTCGATCGGAAACCCGCCCACCCCGGTCCCGAAGGCGACGAGCGCGAGGCTCCTGGCACCTATCCGATCGGCCTCGGCGAGCGTCGCGGCCGTCGCGCGGCGGATGATCTCGGCTGAGGTCGGCCCGCCGAGCTCCATCGTCGCGGCGTGGATCACATGGTCGGCCGGCAGAGCGCCGCCGGACGTCGCGACCGCCGACCCGAGTTCGATCGGCGCCAGCTGCTCTGACTCCGACCGGATCGCCGGTCCGCCCGCACGCGAGATCGCGCCCGCGACGCCACCACCGTGGGCGAGGTCGGTGTTCGCCGCGTTGGCGATCGCGTCGATCTGGAGCTTCGTGATGTCGGCGTCGATCACCTCGATCTCCATCGCGACCGAGGCTACCCGCGACCTTCGCTTGCGGCAGCGCCGGCGGGGTAGGGTCGGCCGCGATGCCGATCACCGCCGCGAAGCTGCTTGTCGAATGTCTCGAGAACGAGGGCGTCGAGTACGTCTTCGGGATCCCGGGCGAGGAGACCCTCGACCTCAACGAGGCGCTCGCCGACTCGCGGATCCGGTTCGTCCCCGTCCGCCACGAGCAGGGTGGCGCCTACATCGCCGACGTCATGGGCAGGCTGACCGGACGTGCGGGCGTCTGTCTCGGCACACTGGGGCCGGGCGCGACCAATCTGACGACACCGATCGCCGACGCCTTCCTCGATCGCGCGCCGCTCGTCGCACTGACCGGCCAGGCCGATCTCGAGCGCCAGCACAAGGAATCGCACCAGTACATCAACACCTTGCGGATCATGGATCCGATCACGAAGTGGAACGCGCGACTGTCCGACCCCGCGATCACCGCCGAGGTCGTACGCAAGGCGTTCAAGGTCGCCGAGTCGGAGAAACCGGGCGCGACCCACCTCGAGCTGCCCGAGGACATCATGGCCATGACCGTCCCCGACGATGCGCCGCAGAGCCCGCTCCCGCACGCTCGCAACCCGAGCTTCGAGCCGCCGGCCCGGCTGGTGCTCGAGGCCGCCGAGATGATCGGAGAGGCCGAGAGCCCCGTGGTCCTCGCGGGCAACGGCGTGGCGCGCGCGGGGGCGGCCCCGGCGCTTCGCGAGTTCGCGCGCGCGACCGGGATCCCGGTCGCCGAGACGTTCATGGGCAAGGGCAACGTCGACTCGGACTCCGAGCTCGCGCTCGGCGCCGTCGGGCTTCAGTCCGGCGACTTCTCGATGGCGGGCTTCGACGACGCCGATCTCGTGATCGCCGTCGGCTACGACCTGGTCGAGCACGCCCCGTCGCTGTGGAATCCGGGCGGTCACAAGAAGATCGTCTGCATCGACTCGGTCCCCGCGGAGACCGACGAGTGCTTCATCCCCGAGGTCGAGCTCGTCGGCGACCCCTACTCGACGCTGCTTCGCCTCGCCGAGGAGTGCCGCGCACGCCACACCGCCGGCGGCTCATCCCGGCTGCGCGAGGCGGTCATCACCCGCCTCGAGAACGCCGGGCAGGACGACTCCTTCCCGATCCGGCCGGCCCGCGCGCTGCTCGAGATCAGGCGGCTGTTCGGACGCGAGGACATCCTCGTCTCCGACGTCGGCCTTCACAAGCTGTGGATCGGCCGGCTGTTTCCGGCCCACGAGCCGAACACCGTCCTGATCGCCAACGGACTCGCCGGGATGGGGTTCGCGATCCCGGCGGCGATCGCGGCCAAGCTCGTGCACCCGCACCGCAAGGTCGTCGCGGTGCAGGGCGACGGTGGATTCCTGATGAACATGCAGGAGCTCGAGACCGCGCGCCGGCTCGGGACCGGGTTCGTCAACGTCGTGCTCGAGAACCGGCAGTTCGGCTCGATCGTCTGGAAGCAGCGAAACAAGTTCGATCGCAACTTCGGCACCGACTTCGAGAACCCGGACTTCGTCGGCCTCGCCAAGTCGTTCGGGCTGCCGGCCTGGCGTGCCGAATCGGTCGAGGACTACCGCACGCGGCTCGGCGAGGCGCTCGCCCTCGACGAGCCGTCGCTGATCGTCGTCCCGGTCGACTACTCGCCGGACGTCGCGATCGCCGAGGAGCTCGGCGCGGAGACGGTGCGGCTCTAGACGCCGCCGGACCCTCCCCGGGGGCGAATCGACCGGGCGCCGTCACTCCTCGGGAGTGATGCGTGATCTCGAGCGAGATGAGGCCGAGCTCGCGGCGGAGCTGCGTGAGACGTTCGTCGCGAGGCGGCGAGCCGAGGCGGCGGCGGGCCGGCGTGCGGAAGGATCGCTCGAGGGTGCGATAGGCGAGGTCGTCGACGCGGGGGCCGCGGCGCTGTCGGACGGCCGGAGGGCGCGGCTCTGCGAGCTCGTCCTTCGCGACACGGTCGGTCTCGGTCCGCTCGAGGTACTGCTCGCCGATCCGCTCGTCGAGGAGGTGATGGTCAACGGGCACGAGACCGTCTACGTCGAGCGCGCGGGGAGGATCGAGCCGACCGAGGTCCGCTTCGCGACCGACCAGGCGCTCCGCGACGTGATCGAGCGGATCCTGGCGCCGGTCGGCCGCCGCGTCGACGAGCTCAGCCCGATGGCCGACGCGCGGCTCGCCGACGGCTCGCGGGTGAACGTCGTGCTGCCGCCGCTCGCGGTCGACGGCCCGTCGCTGTCGGTGCGGCGATTCACCGCGGCGAAGCCGGACCCCGGCACACTGGTCGAGCTTGGCACCTTGACGCCCGAGCTCTCGCGCCTGCTCGAGGATGCGGTGCGCGAGCGCCGCTCGATCCTCGTCTGCGGTGGCACCGGATCGGGCAAGACGACGCTGCTGAACGCGCTCTCGAGCTGGATCGATCCCGCCGAGCGGATCGTGACCATCGAGGATGCAGCGGAGTTGCGGCTGCGCCAGCCGCACGTCGTGCGGCTCGAGAGTCGCCCGGCCTCGGTCGAGGGCAGGGGAGAGGTGCGGATCCGCGAGCTGCTCCGAAACGCGCTGCGGATGCGGCCCGACCGGATCGTGATCGGCGAGGTTCGAGGCCCCGAGGCGCTCGACCTGCTGACCGCACTCAACACGGGGCACGAGGGCTCGCTCTCGACCGTCCACGCGAACTCACCCGCCGACGCACTCCGACGACTCGAGACGCTGGCGCTGATGGCCGGCGTCGGACTGCCCCACGCCGCGATCGCCGAACAGGTCAGGCGCGGGATCGACGTCGTCGTCGAGATAGCCCGCGCGCCGGGTGGTGCGCGGGTGGTCACCGAGCTGGGCCAGGTCTGCGACGCGGCGGGCCGGACGGGACTGCGCTCGGTGTGGAGTCGCGAATCGGCGGGGACCGGCCAGGCGTGAGCGGCGGTCTGATCGTCCTCGCGGCCGCCGGGTCCGGATGGCTCGGGGCGCTCGCGGTGCGCGAGGCGGTCGTCGCGACCCCGGCGCTTCGTCGCGCCGCCGCAGGAGCACTCGAACCTCTGTGGCGCGCCGGGCGCGAGGGTTATCTGCCGACGGTCGCCGAGCAGCGACGACTGGCGGTGATCGGCGCCGCGGTCCTGCTGCTCGGCGGCCTGTGGTTCTTCGGGCCGCTCCCGGCGCCAGTCCTCGCGGTCGGCGGGCCGGGCCTCGCCGCCGCCGCGGTGGCGCGACGGCGCGAGCGATATCGGCGCGCGGTCGAGCGTTCGATGCCGCAGGTCGCGACCGAGCTCGCCGACGCGATCGGCGCCGGTCGCTCGGTTCGCGCCGCGCTCGCGGCGCTCGGCGGTTCGGTCGAGGGACCCGCGGGGGCGGAGATGGCGCGGCTTCGAGCCGAGCTCGAACTCGGTCTCTCGGTCGCCGACGCGCTCGCCTCGCTTCGCGGGCGGCTCGGTTCGGCGCGCGTCGACGCGCTGACGAGCGCTCTGGTCTCGCAGGGGCTCGGCGGCGGCGACATCGCCGGTCTCCTGCGCCGGTTCGCCGCCGCCGCGGCGGCGGGCGACCGCGCGATCGCCGACGCGCGCTCGGCGACCGCGCAGGCACGCTTCACCGGTCTGCTCGTCGTCGCGATGCCGACCGGTGCGGCGCTGTTCGCCGAGCTGATCTCACCCGGTTTCATCGCCGGCCTCCTCGCCGAGCCGCTCGCCGCCGGGATCCTCGTCGGTGCGGCGGTGCTCCAAGCGCTCGGTTTCGTCGCCATCCGGCGTCTCAGCAGAATCGAGGCGACGTGATCGCTCTGCTCGCGGCGCTCGCCGTCGGGCTCGCGGCGGCCGCGCTCTGGGAGCTCGCGGGTGCGCGGACGGCTCGTCGCGCGACCCCGACGAGCCGTCTGGTCTCGGCGCTCAGCGGCGGACGAGCCCGCTCACTCGCCGAGGCCGCGCTGCGACTCGACGTGCCGGCCCGACTCGAGCGGGCCGGGCTCGGTGAAAGGCTCACGCCGGCCGCCTTCGTCGGCGCGAAGTTCGGCTTCGCGGCGGTCGGGCTCGGTCTCGGCCTGTCGGTGGGCGCGGCCCTGCCCGACCGTCTCGCTCCGGTCGTCGTCGGGCTGGTCGCGATCGGTGGCTTCCTCGCCCCCGACGCGCTGCTCGAACGCCAAGTCCGGCGCCGGCGCTCCCGACTCGTCATCGCTTTGCCCGACGCCCTCGACCTGATCGCGACCGGAGCAGCGTCTGGTCGCGGCGCGCGGGCGCTCTTCGAGCAGATCGCGCTGGCCCCCGGTGGTGGACCGCTGGCCGTCGAGCTCGCGGTGACCGTCG from the Thermoleophilia bacterium SCSIO 60948 genome contains:
- a CDS encoding type II secretion system F family protein, with amino-acid sequence MIALLAALAVGLAAAALWELAGARTARRATPTSRLVSALSGGRARSLAEAALRLDVPARLERAGLGERLTPAAFVGAKFGFAAVGLGLGLSVGAALPDRLAPVVVGLVAIGGFLAPDALLERQVRRRRSRLVIALPDALDLIATGAASGRGARALFEQIALAPGGGPLAVELAVTVAEVEAGVPVAAAVERLRKRVPGAEIGALAAALERSRRYGSPLADQLATQAAGLRVDAKRRLDERAARAAPKIQLVVALVLVPSVLLMILAAVVAHSDELLGLI
- a CDS encoding HAMP domain-containing histidine kinase codes for the protein MTVPVGVAELATAAGPAALSMAAVVLGARVRGDRRRRDLNRSLHELRRPLQALVLGGSRDHLERAIDALAELDRRVNGEDEHFEPRPVGGRDIVERAAERWRDAARRRGGDVRVEWAAGEVILAAEPRRLAAALDNLLANAIEHGRGRIDVLASVSPIGLRVAVVNDPRMIRRPRPPRLDPRRGHGLWIARSIAQAHRGDLRCGLSEGRHLAALELPVIAERAPGRLVAAA
- a CDS encoding acetolactate synthase large subunit gives rise to the protein MPITAAKLLVECLENEGVEYVFGIPGEETLDLNEALADSRIRFVPVRHEQGGAYIADVMGRLTGRAGVCLGTLGPGATNLTTPIADAFLDRAPLVALTGQADLERQHKESHQYINTLRIMDPITKWNARLSDPAITAEVVRKAFKVAESEKPGATHLELPEDIMAMTVPDDAPQSPLPHARNPSFEPPARLVLEAAEMIGEAESPVVLAGNGVARAGAAPALREFARATGIPVAETFMGKGNVDSDSELALGAVGLQSGDFSMAGFDDADLVIAVGYDLVEHAPSLWNPGGHKKIVCIDSVPAETDECFIPEVELVGDPYSTLLRLAEECRARHTAGGSSRLREAVITRLENAGQDDSFPIRPARALLEIRRLFGREDILVSDVGLHKLWIGRLFPAHEPNTVLIANGLAGMGFAIPAAIAAKLVHPHRKVVAVQGDGGFLMNMQELETARRLGTGFVNVVLENRQFGSIVWKQRNKFDRNFGTDFENPDFVGLAKSFGLPAWRAESVEDYRTRLGEALALDEPSLIVVPVDYSPDVAIAEELGAETVRL
- a CDS encoding CpaF family protein, which produces MRDLERDEAELAAELRETFVARRRAEAAAGRRAEGSLEGAIGEVVDAGAAALSDGRRARLCELVLRDTVGLGPLEVLLADPLVEEVMVNGHETVYVERAGRIEPTEVRFATDQALRDVIERILAPVGRRVDELSPMADARLADGSRVNVVLPPLAVDGPSLSVRRFTAAKPDPGTLVELGTLTPELSRLLEDAVRERRSILVCGGTGSGKTTLLNALSSWIDPAERIVTIEDAAELRLRQPHVVRLESRPASVEGRGEVRIRELLRNALRMRPDRIVIGEVRGPEALDLLTALNTGHEGSLSTVHANSPADALRRLETLALMAGVGLPHAAIAEQVRRGIDVVVEIARAPGGARVVTELGQVCDAAGRTGLRSVWSRESAGTGQA